One window of the Grus americana isolate bGruAme1 chromosome 13, bGruAme1.mat, whole genome shotgun sequence genome contains the following:
- the TMED6 gene encoding transmembrane emp24 domain-containing protein 6, producing MLLLALLALLLGPAGCPRTEPLSGSGQEPLFRGADRYDFAIVIPAGAVECFWQFAHQSGNFFFSYEVQRATGIGNNRNILATASDPNGLQLGVSQHVRGQINFLTKETGFYQLCLDNQKNHFGFMQVYLNFGVYYEGFDKENKQPEERKELNNTLEAIEVSIRKLQLHIFHMWRFYNFARMRKGADSFLLESNYNYVNWWSMAQSCVIVLSGVLQLYFLKRLFNVQTSSRQKC from the exons atgctgctgctggcgcTGCTGGCGCTGCTGCTGGGCCCCGCCGGCTGCCCCAGGACTGAGCCCCTGAGCGGGTCCGGCCAGGAGCCCCTCTTCCGCGGGGCGGATCGCTATGACTTCGCCATCGTCATCCCCGCTGGTGCCGTGGAGTGCTTCTGGCAGTTTGCGCACCAGAGCGGCAATTTCTTCTTCAGCTATGAG GTCCAGCGGGCAACGGGGATTGGCAACAACAGGAACATCCTGGCCACGGCGAGCGACCCCAACGGCCTCCAGCTTGGCGTTTCCCAGCACGTGCGAGGACAGATCAACTTCCTCACCAAGGAGACAG GTTTCTACCAGCTGTGCCTGGACAACCAGAAAAACCACTTTGGCTTCATGCAGGTGTATCTTAACTTCGGTGTCTACTACGAAGGCTTTGACAAGGAAAACAAGCAGCcggaagagaggaaagagctgAACAACACCCTGGAGGCCATCGAG GTCAGCATCCggaagctgcagctccacaTCTTCCACATGTGGCGGTTCTACAACTTCGCCCGGATGCGGAAGGGGGCCGACTCCTTCCTCCTGGAGTCCAACTACAACTACGTCAACTGGTGGTCGATGGCTCAGAGCTGCGTCATTGTCCTCTCCGGGGTCCTGCAGCTCTACTTCTTGAAGCGCCTCTTCAACGTGCAAACCTCCAGCAGGCAGAAGTGCTAG
- the NIP7 gene encoding 60S ribosome subunit biogenesis protein NIP7 homolog → MRPLTEAETRAVFEKLGRYIGENIQLLVDRPDGTYCFRLHRDRVYYLSEKLLKVAASIPRDSLVSLGTCFGKFTKTQKFRLSVTALDFLAPYAKYKVWVKPGSEQSFLYGNHVLKSGLGRITENTAQYQGVVVYSMADVPLGFGVAAKSTQECRKVDPMAIVVFHQADVGEYVRNEDTLT, encoded by the exons ATGCGGCCGCTGACGGAGGCGGAGACACGGGCGGTGTTCGAGAAGCTGGGCAGATA CATCGGTGAGAACATCCAGCTGCTGGTGGACCGGCCCGATGGCACCTACTGCTTCCGCCTGCACCGCGACCGCGTCTACTACCTGag CgagaagctgctgaaggtggcTGCCAGCATCCCCCGGGACAGCCTGGTGTCACTGGGCACCTGCTTCGGGAAGTTCACCAAGACGCAGAAGTTCCGGCTCAGCGTCACGGCCCTGGATTTCCTCGCGCCCTACGCCAAG TACAAGGTGTGGGTGAAGCCCGGCTCCGAGCAGTCCTTCCTCTACGGCAACCACGTCCTGAAGTCGGGCCTGGGTCGTATCACGGAGAACACGGCCCAGTACCAGGGCGTGGTGGTGTACTCCATGGCCGACGTCCCGCTG GGCTTCGGCGTGGCTGCCAAGTCGACCCAGGAGTGCCGGAAGGTGGACCCCATGGCCATCGTGGTGTTCCACCAGGCCGACGTCGGGGAGTACGTGCGGAACGAGGACACGCTGACCTAA
- the COG8 gene encoding conserved oligomeric Golgi complex subunit 8 isoform X3, with amino-acid sequence MAAAAAEEARLLAWLRGPAAAGPASPELSAYVAELAALGLAELGREPARLAAERARVGVETRRLAFEHYRAFIRSAECTGRAGRGFGGIESRLGSLLGRLPALQDACRNFMRDAEEIACSRRMNSLTLNRHTEILEILEIPQLMDTCVRNGYYEEALELAAYVRRLERKHSGIPVIQGIVDEVRQSSQLMLNQLIQQLRTNIQLPACLRVIGYLRRMDVFTEAELRIKFLQARDAWLRSIQASIPDDDPYFHITKTIEACRVHLFDIVTQYRAIFSDEEPLLPPEGQALNEGAIFHGWVLQKVSEFLRTLERDLRRGVGGRLDSLLGQCMYFGLSFSRVGADFRGQLAPLFQRVAAAAFEKAVEEAVEKFREEMNSYTLISAPAVLGGGAGVPVPTAQPGTLQPPMVLLDFPPLACFLNGLLVAFNDLRLCCPIALAQDVTACLEDALGEVTKTILAFHRAEEAAFSGREQELFAHFCTAFLEDLLPYLNRCLQVLFPPAQIAQALGVPPTQLQRFGRLGRIDVGALREPLIFLLPAPSEEERVQESTPHPEGEEEAVPGEPPPAQSPRVDEHGEPVSWEATGWAARIIQHEMDHLDGILYIDRMDTRTFTNVGWMELLD; translated from the exons atggcggcggcggctgcggaGGAGGCCCGGCTGCTGGCCTGGCTgcgcggcccggcggcggcggggcccgccAGCCCCGAGCTCTCCGCATACGTGGCCGAGCTGGCGGCGCTGGGGCTGGCGGAGCTGGGCCGGGAACCGGCGCGGCTGGCGGCGGAGCGGGCGCGGGTGGGGGTGGAGACGCGCCGCCTGGCCTTCGAGCACTACCGGGCCTTCATCCGCTCCGCAGAGTGCACCGGCCGCGCCGGCCGCGGCTTCGGCGGCATCGAGAGCCGCCTCGGCAGCCTGCTGGGCCGCCTGCCCGCCCTCCAGGACGCCTGCCG GAACTTCATGCGCGATGCCGAGGAGATCGCCTGCAGCCGGCGCATGAACAGCCTGACGCTGAACCGGCACACGGAGATCCTGGAGATCCTGGAGATCCCGCAGCTCATGGACACCTGCGTCCGCAATGGCTACTACGAGGAGGCGCTGGAACTCGCTGCCTACGTGCGCCGGCTGGAGAGGAAGCACAGCGGCATCCCCGTGATCCAG GGCATCGTGGACGAGGTGCGCCAGTCCTCCCAGCTGATGCTGAACCAGCTCATCCAGCAGCTCCGCACCAACATCCAGCTGCCGGCCTGCCTGCGGGTCATCGGCTACCTGCGGCGCATGGATGTCTTCACAGAGGCCGAGCTGCGCATCAAGTTCCTGCAGGCACGGGATGCCTGGCTGCGCTCCATCCAAGCCTCCATCCCTGACGACGACCCCTACTTCCACATCACCAAGACCATCGAGGCCTGCCGCGTCCACCTCTTCGACATCGTCACCCAGTATCGCGCCATCTTCTCCGACGAGGAGCCGCTCCTGCCCCCCGAGGGGCAGGCCCTCAACGAGGGGGCCATCTTCCACGGCTGGGTGCTGCAGAAGGTCTCCGAGTTCCTGCGGACGCTGGAACGCGATCTCCGGCGCGGGGTGGGCGGCCGCCTGGACTCTTTGCTGGGGCAGTGCATGTACTTCGGCCTCTCCTTCAGCAGGGTGGGGGCCGATTTCCGTGGGCAGCTGGCCCCCCTCTTCCAGCGCGTGGCCGCTGCCGCTTTCGAGAAGGCGGTGGAGGAGGCGGTGGAGAAGTTTCGGGAGGAGATGAATTCCTACACGCTCATCTCCGCCCCGGCCGTCCtggggggcggcgcgggggtGCCGGTGCCCACGGCCCAGCCGGGGACGCTGCAGCCGCCCATGGTGCTGCTGGACTTCCCGCCCCTCGCCTGCTTCCTCAACGGCCTCCTCGTCGCCTTCAACGACCTGCGGCTCTGCTGCCCCATCGCCCTGGCCCAGGACGTCACCGCCTGCCTGGAGGACGCGCTCGGCGAG GTGACCAAAACCATCCTGGCCTTTCACCGGGCGGAGGAGGCGGCGTTCAGCGGCCGGGAGCAGGAGCTCTTTGCCCACTTCTGCACGGCTTTTTTGGAAGATCTGTTGCCCTACCTCAACCGCTGCCTCCAGGTCCTCTTTCCCCCGGCACAGATCGCTCAGGCGTTGG GCGTCCCCCCCACCCAGCTCCAGCGCTTCGGCCGTCTGGGCCGTATCGACGTCGGTGCCCTCAGGGAGCCGCTGATTTTCCTCCTGCCGGCACCCAGCGAGGAGGAGCGGGTCCAGGAGAGCACCCCGCACCcggagggggaagaggaagccGTTCCCGGGGAGCCCCCGCCTGCACAGAGCCCGC GCGTGGACGAGCACGGGGAGCCGGTGAGCTGGGAGGCGACAGGCTGGGCCGCCCGCATCATCCAGCACGAGATGGACCACCTGGACGGGATCCTCTACATCGACCGGATGGACACCCGCACCTTCACCAACGTGGGCTGGATGGAGCTCCTGGACTGA
- the COG8 gene encoding conserved oligomeric Golgi complex subunit 8 isoform X1, which translates to MAAAAAEEARLLAWLRGPAAAGPASPELSAYVAELAALGLAELGREPARLAAERARVGVETRRLAFEHYRAFIRSAECTGRAGRGFGGIESRLGSLLGRLPALQDACRNFMRDAEEIACSRRMNSLTLNRHTEILEILEIPQLMDTCVRNGYYEEALELAAYVRRLERKHSGIPVIQGIVDEVRQSSQLMLNQLIQQLRTNIQLPACLRVIGYLRRMDVFTEAELRIKFLQARDAWLRSIQASIPDDDPYFHITKTIEACRVHLFDIVTQYRAIFSDEEPLLPPEGQALNEGAIFHGWVLQKVSEFLRTLERDLRRGVGGRLDSLLGQCMYFGLSFSRVGADFRGQLAPLFQRVAAAAFEKAVEEAVEKFREEMNSYTLISAPAVLGGGAGVPVPTAQPGTLQPPMVLLDFPPLACFLNGLLVAFNDLRLCCPIALAQDVTACLEDALGEVTKTILAFHRAEEAAFSGREQELFAHFCTAFLEDLLPYLNRCLQVLFPPAQIAQALGVPPTQLQRFGRLGRIDVGALREPLIFLLPAPSEEERVQESTPHPEGEEEAVPGEPPPAQSPHGGALLPDAPAATD; encoded by the exons atggcggcggcggctgcggaGGAGGCCCGGCTGCTGGCCTGGCTgcgcggcccggcggcggcggggcccgccAGCCCCGAGCTCTCCGCATACGTGGCCGAGCTGGCGGCGCTGGGGCTGGCGGAGCTGGGCCGGGAACCGGCGCGGCTGGCGGCGGAGCGGGCGCGGGTGGGGGTGGAGACGCGCCGCCTGGCCTTCGAGCACTACCGGGCCTTCATCCGCTCCGCAGAGTGCACCGGCCGCGCCGGCCGCGGCTTCGGCGGCATCGAGAGCCGCCTCGGCAGCCTGCTGGGCCGCCTGCCCGCCCTCCAGGACGCCTGCCG GAACTTCATGCGCGATGCCGAGGAGATCGCCTGCAGCCGGCGCATGAACAGCCTGACGCTGAACCGGCACACGGAGATCCTGGAGATCCTGGAGATCCCGCAGCTCATGGACACCTGCGTCCGCAATGGCTACTACGAGGAGGCGCTGGAACTCGCTGCCTACGTGCGCCGGCTGGAGAGGAAGCACAGCGGCATCCCCGTGATCCAG GGCATCGTGGACGAGGTGCGCCAGTCCTCCCAGCTGATGCTGAACCAGCTCATCCAGCAGCTCCGCACCAACATCCAGCTGCCGGCCTGCCTGCGGGTCATCGGCTACCTGCGGCGCATGGATGTCTTCACAGAGGCCGAGCTGCGCATCAAGTTCCTGCAGGCACGGGATGCCTGGCTGCGCTCCATCCAAGCCTCCATCCCTGACGACGACCCCTACTTCCACATCACCAAGACCATCGAGGCCTGCCGCGTCCACCTCTTCGACATCGTCACCCAGTATCGCGCCATCTTCTCCGACGAGGAGCCGCTCCTGCCCCCCGAGGGGCAGGCCCTCAACGAGGGGGCCATCTTCCACGGCTGGGTGCTGCAGAAGGTCTCCGAGTTCCTGCGGACGCTGGAACGCGATCTCCGGCGCGGGGTGGGCGGCCGCCTGGACTCTTTGCTGGGGCAGTGCATGTACTTCGGCCTCTCCTTCAGCAGGGTGGGGGCCGATTTCCGTGGGCAGCTGGCCCCCCTCTTCCAGCGCGTGGCCGCTGCCGCTTTCGAGAAGGCGGTGGAGGAGGCGGTGGAGAAGTTTCGGGAGGAGATGAATTCCTACACGCTCATCTCCGCCCCGGCCGTCCtggggggcggcgcgggggtGCCGGTGCCCACGGCCCAGCCGGGGACGCTGCAGCCGCCCATGGTGCTGCTGGACTTCCCGCCCCTCGCCTGCTTCCTCAACGGCCTCCTCGTCGCCTTCAACGACCTGCGGCTCTGCTGCCCCATCGCCCTGGCCCAGGACGTCACCGCCTGCCTGGAGGACGCGCTCGGCGAG GTGACCAAAACCATCCTGGCCTTTCACCGGGCGGAGGAGGCGGCGTTCAGCGGCCGGGAGCAGGAGCTCTTTGCCCACTTCTGCACGGCTTTTTTGGAAGATCTGTTGCCCTACCTCAACCGCTGCCTCCAGGTCCTCTTTCCCCCGGCACAGATCGCTCAGGCGTTGG GCGTCCCCCCCACCCAGCTCCAGCGCTTCGGCCGTCTGGGCCGTATCGACGTCGGTGCCCTCAGGGAGCCGCTGATTTTCCTCCTGCCGGCACCCAGCGAGGAGGAGCGGGTCCAGGAGAGCACCCCGCACCcggagggggaagaggaagccGTTCCCGGGGAGCCCCCGCCTGCACAGAGCCCGCACGGGGGGGCTTTGCTGCCGGATGCCCCCGCAGCCACGGACTAG
- the COG8 gene encoding conserved oligomeric Golgi complex subunit 8 isoform X2, which yields MAAALAAGRRVAGRARPGPPGRGCGDATGWGQRERSYWRALRRRVLGPPAPPFADPCQVGAPVLRAAAAAVGPERLGGPELRKLRAALAAGLRRGPCLGLSAPQLGVPLRVFAAELSPARCGRYPPEMRRAHRIEPFPLRLLVNPALRVLDSRLVTAPEGCASLKGFSAYVPRHWAVHVSGVDEHGEPVSWEATGWAARIIQHEMDHLDGILYIDRMDTRTFTNVGWMELLD from the exons ATGGCGGCGGCGCTGGCGGCGGGGCGGAGGGTGGCGGGACGGGCCCGGCCGGGACCCCCGGGCCGCGGGTGCGGGGACGCGACGGGCTGGGGACAACGGGAACGCTCGTACTGGCGGGCGTTGCGGCGGCGGGTGCTGGGTCCGCCCGCTCCGCCTTTCGCCGATCCCTGCCAGGTGGGCGCCCCGGTGCttcgcgccgccgccgccgccgtggGACCGGAGCGGCTGGGCGGTCCCGAGCTACGGAAGCTGCGGGCGGCGCTGGCGGCCGGGTTGCGGCGAGGGCCGTGCCTGGGGCTGAGCGCCCCGCAGCTGGGCGTACCGCTGCGCGTCTTCGCCGCCGAGCTGTCCCCCGCCCGCTGCGGCCGGTACCCGCCGGAGATGCGCCGCGCCCACCGCATCGAGCCCTTCCCGCTCCGCCTGCTCGTCAACCCCGCGCTCCGCGTCCTCGACTCCCGTCTCGTCACCGCCCCCGAGGGCTGCGCCAGCCTCAAGGGCTTCTCCGCCTACGTGCCGCGCCACTGGGCCGTCCACGTCTCCG GCGTGGACGAGCACGGGGAGCCGGTGAGCTGGGAGGCGACAGGCTGGGCCGCCCGCATCATCCAGCACGAGATGGACCACCTGGACGGGATCCTCTACATCGACCGGATGGACACCCGCACCTTCACCAACGTGGGCTGGATGGAGCTCCTGGACTGA
- the VPS4A gene encoding vacuolar protein sorting-associated protein 4A produces MTTSTLQKAIDLVTKATEEDKAKNYEEALRLYQHAVEYFLHAIKYEAHSDKAKESIRAKCVQYLDRAEKLKEYLRSKDKQGKKPVKESQNDNKGSDSDSEGENPEKKKLQEQLMGAIMMEKPNVRWSDVAGLEGAKEALKEAVILPIKFPHLFTGKRTPWRGILLFGPPGTGKSYLAKAVATEANNSTFFSVSSSDLMSKWLGESEKLVKNLFELARQHKPSIIFIDEVDSLCGSRNENESEAARRIKTEFLVQMQGVGNSSDGILVLGATNIPWVLDSAIRRRFEKRIYIPLPEEAARAQMFKLHLGNTPHCLTEANIQELARKTDGYSGADISIIVRDALMQPVRKVQSATHFKKVRGPSRTTPGAFVDDLLTPCSPGDPGATEMTWMEVPSDKLMEPIVCMSDMLRSLATTRPTVNADDLLKVKKFTEDFGQEG; encoded by the exons ATGACAACGTCCACCCTGCAG AAAGCCATCGACCTGGTCACCAAAGCCACCGAGGAGGACAAGGCCAAGAACTACGAGGAGGCGCTGCGGCTGTACCAACACGCCGTGGAGTACTTCCTGCACGCCATCAAAT ATGAGGCTCACAGCGACAAGGCGAAGGAGAGCATCCGAGCCAAGTGCGTGCAGTACCTGGACCGGGCGGAGAAGCTGAAGGAGTACCTGCGCAGCAAGGACAAGCAGGGCAAGAAGCCGGTCAAAGAGTCCCAGAATGACAACAAGGG gagcGACAGTGACAGCGAGGGCGAGAACCCCGAGAAGAagaagctgcaggagcagctgatgG GTGCCATCATGATGGAGAAGCCCAATGTGCGGTGGAGTGACGTGGCCGGCCTGGAGGGAGCCAAGGAAGCCCTGAAGGAAGCCGTGATCCTGCCCATCAAGTTCCCGCACTTGTTTACCG GGAAGCGCACGCCCTGGCGAGGGATCCTGCTCTTCGGGCCCCCTGGCACCGGCAAGTCCTACTTGGCCAAGGCTGTGGCCACCGAGGCCAACAACTCCACCTTCTTCTCCGTGTCCTCCTCGGACCTGATGTCGAAGTGGCTGGGAGAGAGTGAGAA GCTGGTGAAGAACCTCTTTGAGCTGGCGAGGCAGCACAAGCCCTCCATCATCTTCATCGATGAGGTGGACTCGCTGTGTGGCTCCCGCAACGAGAACGAGAGCGAGGCGGCCCGGCGCATCAAGACGGAGTTCCTGGTGCAGATGCAGG GTGTGGGGAACAGCAGCGATGGGATCCTGGTGCTGGGTGCCACCAACATCCCCTGGGTGCTGGACTCGGCCATCAGGAGAAG GTTCGAGAAGCGCATCTACATCCCGCTGCCCGAGGAGGCAGCCCGGGCCCAGATGTTCAAGCTGCACCTTGGCAACACCCCGCACTGCCTGACAGAGGCCAACATCCAGGAGCTGGCCCGCAAGACCGACGGCTACTCGGGGGCTGACATCAGCATCATTGTGCGGGACGCCCTGATGCAACCTGTCCGCAAGGTGCAGTCGGCCACCCACTTCAAGAAG GTCCGCGGTCCCTCCCGCACCACCCCCGGCGCCTTCGTGGATGACCTCTTGACACCGTGCTCGCCCGGCGACCCAGGCGCCACCGAGATGACCTGGATGGAGGTGCCCAGCGACAAGCTGATGGAGCCCATCGTCTGCATG TCGGACATGCTGCGCTCGCTGGCCACCACCCGCCCCACCGTGAACGCTGACGATCTCCTCAAGGTGAAGAAATTCACGGAGGATTTTGGCCAGGAAGGTTAA
- the SNTB2 gene encoding LOW QUALITY PROTEIN: beta-2-syntrophin (The sequence of the model RefSeq protein was modified relative to this genomic sequence to represent the inferred CDS: deleted 2 bases in 1 codon), translating into MRAGAGPRSHAPSSRPRLFPVRGGGGGGGMAVWTRACKAGLLELLLRERWVRVAAELSGEALSLTAEPGSGEAAVVNGVVNGNAEAAPGCVRRVRVVKAEAGGLGISIKGGRENRMPVLISRIFPGLAAERSGALRLGDAILAVNGVDLRDATHDQAVQALKRAGREVILEVKFMREVTPYIKKPSLVSDLPWEGAAPQSPSLSGSEDSGSPQHQGPRDRKVIPLKMCFAARNLSMPDLENRLIELHSPDSRNTLILRCKDTATAHSWFTALHANIAALLPQVLAELNAMLGTGGAAAGGREVKHIAWLAEQARLDGGRQQWRPVLMAVTEKDLLLYDGMPWTRDAWASPCHSYPLVATRLVHSGSGRRSPALGSELTFATRTGSRQGVEMHVFRVETHRDLSSWTRVLVQGCHAAAELIKEVSVGCTLGGQEVQLCIHYEGGFTICREEAGGSVLFRYPYERLKMSADDGIRTLYLDFGGPEGELALDLHSCPKPIVFILHTFLSAKVTRMGLLA; encoded by the exons AtgcgggcgggggcggggccacgGAGCCACGCCCCCTCCTCCAGGCCCCGCCTCTTC CCggtgcgcggcggcggcggcggcggcggcatgGCCGTGTGGACCCGCGCTTGCAAAGcggggctgctggagctgcttctACGGGAACGTTGGGTGCGGGTAGCCGCTGAGTTAAGCGGCGAAGCGTTGAGCTTGACGGCGGAACCGGGAAGCGGCGAAGCGGCGGTGGTTAACGGCGTGGTTAACGGCAACGCGGAGGCGGCGCCCGGTTGCGTGCGGAGAGTGCGGGTGGTGAAGGCGGAGGCGGGAGGGCTCGGTATCAGCATCAAGGGAGGTCGGGAGAATCGTATGCCGGTGCTCATCTCACGTATCTTCCCGGGGCTGGCGGCGGAACGGAGCGGGGCGCTCCGTCTGGGCGACGCCATCCTTGCCGTTAACGGCGTCGATCTCCGGGATGCCACCCACGATCAAGCCGTCCAGGCGCTGAAGCGAGCCGGGAGGGAGGTCATCCTCGAAG TGAAGTTCATGCGGGAGGTGACCCCCTACATCAAGAAGCCCTCGCTGGTGTCGGACCTGCCgtgggagggggctgccccGCAGTCGCCCAGCCTGAGCGGCAGCGAGGACTCGGGCTCCCCCCAGCACCAGGGGCCCCGCGACCGCAAGGTGATCCCCCTGAAGATGTGCTTCGCCGCCCGGAACCTCAGCATGCCCGACCTGGAGAACAG GCTGATCGAGCTGCACTCGCCGGACAGCAGGAACACCCTGATCCTGCGCTGCAAGGACACGGCGACGGCGCACTCCTGGTTCACGGCCCTGCACGCCAACATCGCCGCCCTGCTCCCCCAGGTCCTGGCCGAGCTCAATGCCATGCTGGGCACCGGCGGTGCCGCGGCCGGCGGCCGGGAGGTGAAGCACATCGCCTGGCTGGCCGAGCAG GCGCGCCTGGACGGAGGGCGGCAGCAGTGGCGGCCAGTCCTCATGGCGGTGACGGAGAAGGACCTGCTGCTGTATGACGGCATGCCCTGGACCAGGGACGCCTGGGCCTCCCCCTGCCACAGCTACCCGCTGGTGGCTACCAG GCTGGTCCACTCGGGCTCAGGCCGCCGCTCGCCCGCCCTGGGCTCAGAGCTCACCTTCGCCACCCGGACGGGCTCTCGCCAGGGCGTGGAGATGCACGTCTTCCGCGTGGAGACCCACCGGGACCTCTCCTCCTGGACGCGCGTCCTCGTCCAGGGCTGCCACGCCGCCGCCGAGCTGATCAAGGAGGTGTCTGTGG GCTGCACGCTGGGCGGGCAGGAGGTGCAGCTCTGCATCCACTACGAGGGCGGCTTCACCATCTGCCGGGAGGAGGCGGGCGGCAGCGTCCTCTTCCGCTACCCCTACGAGAGGCTGAAGATGTCGGCGGATGACGGCATCCGGACCCTCTACCTGGACTTCGGGGGCCCCGAGGGGGAGCTG GCGCTGGACCTGCACTCCTGCCCCAAGCCCATCGTCTTCATCCTGCACACCTTCCTCTCGGCCAAAGTCACCCGCATGGGGCTGCTGGCGTAG
- the UTP4 gene encoding U3 small nucleolar RNA-associated protein 4 homolog: MGEFEVHRVRFFGLVPAGVRCLACEPRGGRLALARTDGAVEVYNFAANYFQERVIPGNEARSVEALCWAAGDRLFGAGLGGDITEYDLARLCAARSVDGCGGPIWSMAANSTGTQLAIGCEDGSVKLFQVVPGGIQFERNLDRRKGRILCLSWHPSDTHIAAGSIDILRVFDVCSGQTVQRIMVNYHVQKVKRECIVWSIAFLSSGTVVTSDSFGRVQFWDWERGTLLESHTISTSAVLSLAVSEKEDSIIVGTSTGATYQFQLLPVKMGSLEKRWVRTKPFQHHTHDVRAVAHSSTALISGGLDAQLVIRPLMEKMQKKGYDAALRKFTFPHRRLVSCARKARLLLFQFSQHLELWRLGSTNKTGKDGEVLPLCRMPEHLVQLKSKGPEHIYCSCVSPCGSWVAYSTASRFHLYRVQYEGDSISVKKVPKVPKLLPPAYQLQFSADSGSLFVASARGSVHVLQLLELGGCKLLHTFRPPSGSPEAVYLLAASADGHWVAAVSGDWAIHIYNLKCFKHHCAVPAYSCAVTALAIHPVTNNLVIAYSDQQLFEFSIPEKQYTAWSRMVQNCGLHRVWLERDSPITHITFNPKNPSHILLHDIYMFCVLDKSLPLPDNSALLMNQSTLKQLPENARQRQLHAFKICKKFQPLLFADLLDENCLVMVERPIMDIKTQLPLPIQQKKFGT, encoded by the exons aTGGGGGAGTTCGAGGTGCACCGGGTGCGGTTCTTCGGCCTGGTGCCGGCCGGCGTGCGCTGCCTGGCCTGTGAGCCCCGGGGCGGCCGCCTGGCCCTGGCCCGCACCGACGGCGCCGTCGAGGTGTACAACTTCGCCGCCAACTACTTCCAGGAGAGG GTCATCCCGGGGAACGAGGCCCGGTCGGTGGAGGCGCTGTGCTGGGCGGCGGGAGACCGGCTCTTCGGGGCGGGCCTCGGCGGGGACATCACCGAGTACGACCTGGCCCGGCTGTGCGCGGCCCGCTCCGTCGATGGCTGCGGGGGGCCCATCTGGAGCATGGCGGCTAACAGCACCGGCACGCAGCTGGCG ATCGGCTGCGAGGACGGCTCCGTTAAGCTCTTCCAAGTGGTGCCCGGGGGGATCCAGTTCGAGCGGAACCTGGACAGGCGGAAAG GCCGCATCCTGTGCCTCTCCTGGCACCCGTCGGACACTCACATAGCGGCCGGCTCCATCGACATCCTCCGCGTGTTTGACGTCTGTTCAG GCCAAACCGTGCAGAGGATCATGGTGAACTACCACGTGCAGAAGGTGAAGCGCGAGTGCATCGTGTGGAGCATCGCCTTCCTCTCCAGCGGCACCGTCGTCACCTCGGACTCCTTTGGGAGGGTGCAGTTCTGGGACTGGGAGCGAGGGACGCTGCTGGAGTCCCACACCATCAGCACCTCGGCCGTCCTCTCGCTGGCCGTGTCGGAG AAAGAGGACAGCATCATCGTGGGCACCTCCACCGGGGCCACCTACCAGTTTCAGCTGCTGCCGGTGAAGATGGGCAGCCTGGAGAAGCGCTGGGTGCGGACGAAGCCCTTCCAGCATCACACCCACGACGTGCGAGCTGTGGCTCACAGCTCCACGGCTCTCATCTCCGGGG GCCTGGACGCCCAGCTGGTGATCCGCCCGCTGATGGAGAAGATGCAGAAGAAGGGCTACGACGCAGCACTCCGCAAATTCACCTTTCCTCAC CGACGCCTCGTCTCCTGTGCCAGGAAAGCCCGGCTGCTCCTCTTCCAGTTCTCCCAGCACCTGGAGCTCTGGAGACTTGGCTCTACCAACAAGACTG GAAAGGATGGCGAGGTCCTTCCCTTGTGCCGCATGCCCGAGCACCTCGTGCAGCTCAAGAGCAAG GGTCCAGAGCACATCTACTGCAGCTGTGTCTCACCCTGCGGCAGCTGGGTCGCCTACTCCACGGCCTCCCGCTTCCACCTCTACCGAGTGCAATACGAGGGCGACAGCATCAGCGTTAAGAAG GTCCCCAAAGTGCCCAAGCTGCTGCCCCCGGCCTACCAGCTCCAGTTCTCTGCCGACTCCGGCAGCCTCTTCGTCGCCTCCGCTCGAGGCTCCGTCCAcgtcctgcagctgctggagctggggggctgcaaACTCCTGCACACGTTTCGGCCACCTTCAG GGTCCCCTGAGGCCGTTTACCTGCTGGCAGCGAGCGCAGATGGGCACTGGGTGGCCGCGGTCAGCGGGGACTGGGCAATCCACATCTACAACCTGAAATGCTTCAAG CATCACTGCGCGGTGCCTGCGTACAGCTGCGCGGTGACGGCCCTCGCCATCCACCCCGTCACCAACAACCTCGTTATCGCCTACTCGGACCAGCAG CTGTTTGAGTTCAGCATCCCGGAGAAGCAGTACACGGCCTGGAGCCGCATGGTGCAGAACTGCGGGCTGCACAGGGTCTGGCTGGAGAGGGACTCACCCATCACCCACATCACCTTCAACCCCAAGAACCCCTCGCACATCCTGCTCCACGACATCTACATGTTCTGTGTCCTCGACAAGTCCCTG CCCCTGCCAGACAACAGTGCCCTCCTGATGAACCAGAGCACCCTGAAGCAGCTCCCAGAGAACGCCAGGCAGCGGCAGCTCCACGCCTTCAAGATCTGCAAGAAGTTCCAG CCCCTGCTCTTTGCGGATCTGCTGGACGAGAACTGCCTGGTGATGGTGGAGCGGCCCATCATGGACATCAAGACCCAGCTACCGCTGCCCATCCAACAGAAGAAATTTGGCACCTGA